From the genome of Fusobacterium varium, one region includes:
- the nfo gene encoding Endonuclease 4: protein MERTREEKIKRKFIGAHVSTVGGPFNAPKNAKEIGARAFGMFVKNQRRWEAKPLTAEDIEKFKKALKENGYTNEYILPHDSYLINLGAKDEEKREKSLNAFIEEIKRCDQLGLKYLNTHPGSHLNEISEDECINNIADCINKAIEVTENIIIVLENTSGQGSNMGYKFEHLGKIIEKVKNKERIGVCIDTCHTITAGYELKDEVGYKKTMAEFEKYVGFKYLKGVHLNDSKFDTGSRKDRHDSIGKGILGMKFFERFMNDERFDNIPIILETIDSSIWKEEINLLYSLIK, encoded by the coding sequence ATGGAAAGAACAAGAGAAGAAAAAATTAAAAGAAAGTTTATTGGAGCTCATGTCAGCACAGTTGGAGGTCCTTTTAATGCTCCTAAAAATGCAAAAGAAATTGGAGCTAGAGCTTTTGGAATGTTTGTTAAAAACCAAAGAAGATGGGAAGCTAAGCCGTTAACTGCTGAAGATATAGAAAAATTTAAAAAAGCTTTAAAAGAAAATGGCTACACTAATGAATATATACTTCCACATGACAGCTATCTTATAAACTTAGGTGCAAAAGATGAAGAAAAAAGAGAGAAATCTCTTAATGCTTTTATTGAAGAAATAAAAAGATGTGATCAGTTGGGATTAAAATATTTGAATACCCACCCTGGGAGCCATCTAAATGAAATTTCTGAAGATGAATGTATCAACAATATAGCAGATTGTATAAATAAAGCCATTGAAGTTACAGAAAATATAATTATTGTATTAGAAAATACATCTGGGCAAGGCTCAAATATGGGATATAAGTTTGAACATTTAGGTAAAATTATTGAAAAAGTAAAAAACAAAGAGAGAATAGGTGTCTGTATTGATACTTGCCATACAATAACAGCAGGATATGAGTTGAAAGATGAAGTTGGTTATAAAAAAACTATGGCTGAATTTGAAAAATATGTTGGTTTTAAATATCTTAAGGGTGTACATTTAAATGACTCTAAATTTGATACAGGAAGCAGAAAAGATAGACATGACAGTATAGGAAAAGGTATATTGGGAATGAAATTTTTCGAGAGATTCATGAATGATGAAAGATTTGATAATATTCCAATTATACTAGAAACTATAGACAGTTCTATCTGGAAAGAAGAAATAAACCTTTTATATAGTCTTATCAAATAA
- a CDS encoding Predicted acetyltransferase, which yields MKLEIRLEEKKDYRKVEEMIREAFWNLYVPGASEHFIPHYLRNSKITIPELNFVALKDGEIVGQIFYTKAEVRDKNGNSHEILNFGPLCVDPKYHNLGIGRALIEHSKKVAAEMGYKGIAIYGYPGYYTRVGFQSAAKFGIARADGVFVKALLVMELYPDSLKGISGNLHEFLSDVPFEGDEFLKYESTFPPKEKKYEPSQDVFAEMVNKLEDPENIKI from the coding sequence TTGAAATTAGAAATAAGATTAGAAGAAAAAAAAGATTATAGAAAAGTTGAAGAGATGATTAGAGAAGCTTTTTGGAATTTGTATGTTCCAGGAGCTAGTGAACATTTTATACCTCACTATTTAAGAAATTCTAAAATAACTATTCCTGAACTTAATTTTGTAGCACTTAAAGATGGAGAAATAGTTGGACAGATTTTTTATACTAAAGCTGAAGTAAGAGATAAAAATGGAAATAGTCATGAGATTTTAAATTTTGGACCTCTATGTGTTGATCCTAAATATCATAATCTTGGAATAGGAAGAGCCTTAATAGAGCACAGCAAAAAAGTTGCAGCTGAAATGGGATATAAAGGAATAGCTATATATGGTTATCCTGGATATTATACTAGAGTTGGGTTTCAGAGTGCTGCTAAATTTGGAATAGCAAGAGCTGATGGTGTTTTTGTTAAAGCACTTTTGGTTATGGAGCTTTATCCTGATTCATTGAAGGGAATTTCTGGAAATCTTCATGAATTTTTAAGTGATGTTCCATTTGAAGGAGATGAATTTTTAAAGTATGAATCTACATTTCCTCCAAAAGAAAAAAAGTATGAACCATCACAAGATGTATTTGCAGAAATGGTAAATAAATTAGAAGATCCAGAAAATATAAAAATTTAA
- the rsuA gene encoding Ribosomal small subunit pseudouridine synthase A, giving the protein MRLDKFLTECGLGSRREVKEILNTGEITVNGIIANNPQMNIKENSDEIFYQERKLEYKKFRYYILNKKAGYITAVEDSRDQTVMELLPDWVIKKDLAPVGRLDKDTEGLLLLTNDGALNHKLLSPKNHVEKTYYAELEKDISEDELVKLRNGVDIGGYITMPAKADRIDSAKIHLTIKEGKFHQVKKMLEAVGNKVIFLKRISFGKLKLDNLELGAVKEVNIEDIM; this is encoded by the coding sequence ATGAGATTAGATAAATTTTTAACAGAATGTGGATTGGGAAGCAGAAGGGAAGTAAAAGAAATTCTTAATACAGGAGAAATAACTGTAAATGGAATAATTGCCAATAATCCACAAATGAATATAAAAGAGAATTCAGATGAAATTTTTTATCAAGAGAGAAAGCTTGAATATAAAAAATTTAGATATTATATTTTGAATAAAAAAGCCGGGTATATAACTGCTGTAGAGGATAGCAGAGATCAGACAGTTATGGAACTCTTGCCTGATTGGGTAATAAAAAAGGATTTAGCTCCTGTGGGGAGATTGGATAAAGATACTGAAGGACTTCTTCTATTGACAAATGATGGAGCGTTAAATCATAAGCTTTTATCTCCTAAAAATCATGTAGAAAAAACTTACTATGCAGAGCTTGAAAAAGATATTTCAGAAGATGAATTAGTAAAATTAAGAAATGGTGTAGATATAGGAGGATATATCACAATGCCAGCAAAAGCTGACAGAATAGATTCTGCTAAAATACATCTAACTATAAAAGAGGGAAAGTTTCATCAGGTAAAGAAAATGCTGGAAGCAGTTGGAAATAAAGTTATATTTTTAAAGAGAATATCGTTTGGAAAATTAAAATTAGATAATCTAGAACTTGGGGCAGTAAAAGAAGTAAATATAGAAGATATTATGTAA
- the xerD gene encoding Tyrosine recombinase XerD codes for MDIIKREETGVAVSRRKKRNKEERKSIFEIYRSQKTLKDYMFYLKDFLNFVYEGEEGIRADELIELMKDIEKQDVEDYIGYLVEERKLKKTSINKIISSLKSLYKEMEKNGYENPFKYVELFKVSRNIDNVLKLSFEDIKKIIGQYKINGEKDYRNVNILYTLFYTGMRSQELINLKFKHILEREGSYYIKLEETKSGREQYKSVHNILVQRLKEYKEYLQALYNIDDVMIEEQYVFSSSVEKNTQLSYRALYDLVQNMGKLIGKDISPHNVRHAVATELSINGADILEIRDFLGHADTRVTEVYINAKSILEKRVLEKLPAFSSLEDIEEKK; via the coding sequence ATGGATATAATAAAAAGAGAAGAAACAGGAGTAGCAGTCAGCAGGAGAAAAAAAAGAAATAAAGAAGAACGTAAAAGTATATTTGAGATATACCGTTCTCAAAAGACTCTTAAAGATTATATGTTCTACCTAAAAGACTTTCTTAATTTCGTATATGAGGGAGAAGAAGGTATAAGAGCAGATGAATTAATCGAGCTGATGAAAGATATAGAAAAACAAGATGTTGAAGACTATATCGGCTATCTTGTGGAAGAAAGAAAATTAAAAAAAACATCTATAAATAAAATAATTTCTTCTTTAAAATCTCTATATAAAGAGATGGAAAAAAATGGTTATGAAAATCCATTCAAATATGTAGAACTTTTTAAAGTATCAAGAAATATAGATAATGTTCTTAAATTATCCTTTGAAGATATAAAAAAAATTATAGGACAATATAAAATAAATGGAGAAAAAGATTACAGAAATGTAAATATTTTATATACATTATTTTATACTGGAATGAGAAGCCAGGAATTAATCAATCTTAAATTCAAGCATATTCTAGAAAGAGAAGGAAGCTATTATATAAAATTAGAGGAAACTAAGAGTGGGCGTGAGCAATATAAATCTGTTCACAATATTCTTGTTCAAAGATTAAAAGAATATAAGGAATATCTTCAAGCTTTATATAATATAGATGATGTTATGATAGAAGAACAGTATGTTTTCAGCAGCTCTGTTGAAAAAAATACTCAGCTTTCTTACAGAGCCCTTTATGACCTTGTACAAAATATGGGTAAATTAATAGGCAAGGATATCAGTCCACATAATGTGCGTCATGCTGTTGCTACAGAACTTTCTATTAATGGTGCAGATATTTTAGAAATAAGAGATTTTCTTGGTCATGCTGATACAAGAGTAACAGAAGTTTATATAAATGCTAAGTCAATTTTGGAAAAAAGAGTTTTAGAAAAACTTCCTGCCTTTTCTTCTTTAGAAGATATAGAGGAGAAAAAATAG
- the yddE_2 gene encoding Uncharacterized isomerase yddE produces the protein MKKAYKVYQIDSFSDKKFLGNPAGVVYNADGLNEVDMQRIARELNNSETAFIFSSDSQEYDVHVRFFTPLKEVPICGHATIAAHYVIALENNLKEKTCIRQKTGAGILPVEIEPLGNSYNIVMTQGKVEFGNIIEGNDLGRLVSALGIDNNDLITEAPVQIVSTGHSKVMIGIKDYQQLHNLTPDMRELNNLSEKINCNGYFVFTFDSNEADILIKGRMFAPAIGIEEDPVTGNANGPVGAYIVKYKLAEFDDNLKFSAKQGMSIDREGKINVNVSIENGEPVKVQVSGTATVVFKTEIEL, from the coding sequence ATGAAAAAAGCTTATAAAGTTTATCAAATTGATTCTTTTTCAGATAAGAAATTTTTGGGAAATCCAGCTGGAGTAGTATATAATGCTGATGGTTTAAATGAAGTAGATATGCAAAGAATAGCCAGAGAATTAAATAATTCTGAAACAGCTTTTATTTTTTCATCTGATTCACAAGAATATGATGTTCATGTAAGATTTTTTACTCCTTTGAAAGAAGTTCCTATTTGTGGACATGCTACTATTGCAGCACATTATGTAATTGCATTAGAAAATAATTTAAAAGAAAAAACTTGTATCAGACAGAAAACTGGGGCAGGAATACTTCCAGTAGAAATAGAACCGTTAGGAAATAGTTACAATATAGTTATGACACAAGGAAAAGTAGAATTTGGAAATATTATCGAAGGAAATGATTTAGGGAGATTAGTTTCTGCTTTGGGTATAGACAACAATGACTTAATAACAGAAGCTCCTGTACAAATAGTTTCAACAGGGCATTCTAAAGTTATGATTGGAATAAAGGATTATCAACAACTCCACAATTTAACACCTGATATGAGAGAGTTGAATAACCTTAGTGAAAAAATAAATTGCAATGGATATTTTGTTTTTACTTTTGACAGCAATGAAGCAGATATACTTATTAAAGGAAGAATGTTTGCTCCAGCCATTGGAATAGAAGAAGATCCAGTAACTGGAAATGCCAATGGACCAGTAGGTGCATATATAGTGAAATATAAGCTGGCTGAATTTGATGATAATTTAAAATTTTCTGCAAAACAAGGTATGTCTATAGATAGAGAAGGAAAAATAAATGTGAATGTCAGTATAGAAAACGGAGAACCAGTAAAAGTTCAAGTATCTGGAACTGCAACTGTTGTTTTTAAAACCGAGATTGAATTATAA
- a CDS encoding Maritimacin has translation MDFLKRELAPITANGWKEIEERAAAVLSKELSARKFIRVTGPLGRDVTSVTTGRMDVKTKDDIKYGVYKVQPLIESRICFPLSRWELDNIERGAKDVDYTSLDDGVRKAAKFEEEAIFKGLEDGQVDGIYKSSSYEALDFGKTADETLKAIFDGVLKLDAAFAKKPYVLVVSNEKWYYLNTVVKEYSLPEKLEKILGQKIIVSKSIDGAILLPYDDENIELIIGEDFALGYQNHNESVVELFVTESFTFRVLDPALIVLFK, from the coding sequence ATGGATTTTTTAAAAAGAGAATTAGCACCTATTACAGCTAATGGGTGGAAAGAAATAGAAGAAAGAGCAGCAGCAGTATTATCGAAAGAATTATCAGCTAGAAAATTTATCAGAGTAACAGGACCACTAGGAAGAGATGTAACATCTGTAACTACTGGAAGAATGGATGTAAAAACTAAAGATGATATAAAATATGGAGTATATAAAGTACAACCATTAATTGAATCAAGAATTTGCTTCCCTTTAAGCAGATGGGAATTGGACAATATCGAGAGAGGAGCAAAGGATGTTGATTATACTTCTTTAGATGATGGAGTAAGAAAAGCTGCTAAATTTGAAGAGGAAGCAATATTCAAAGGACTTGAAGATGGACAAGTAGACGGAATCTATAAATCAAGTAGCTATGAGGCTTTAGATTTTGGAAAAACAGCTGATGAAACATTGAAAGCTATATTTGATGGTGTTTTAAAATTAGATGCAGCTTTTGCTAAAAAACCTTATGTATTGGTAGTCAGCAATGAAAAATGGTATTATTTAAATACTGTTGTAAAAGAATATTCACTTCCTGAAAAATTGGAAAAGATATTAGGACAAAAGATTATAGTAAGCAAATCAATAGATGGAGCAATTCTTCTTCCATATGACGATGAAAATATCGAATTAATCATTGGAGAAGATTTTGCTTTAGGATATCAAAACCATAATGAAAGTGTTGTGGAATTATTTGTAACTGAGAGCTTTACATTTAGAGTTTTAGATCCTGCATTGATAGTTTTATTTAAATAA
- a CDS encoding F420-0--gamma-glutamyl ligase: MDFLSRRTIRKFKEKKVEKEVVMELMKTALVSPSGRNQRPYEFVVIDDKDIIKKLSVSKENGAIFAAEAPLMIVIFGHQNPTWDDDCAIASTIIQLKAHELGLGSCWIQTKEKVDAEGNSTDENIKKILGAPSELKVHNMIALGYPAEEKPAYTDADADMTKLHFNKF; this comes from the coding sequence ATGGATTTTTTAAGCAGAAGAACAATAAGAAAATTTAAAGAAAAAAAAGTAGAAAAAGAAGTGGTTATGGAACTTATGAAAACTGCCTTGGTATCTCCAAGTGGAAGAAATCAAAGACCATATGAATTTGTAGTAATAGATGATAAAGATATAATAAAAAAACTATCTGTATCTAAAGAGAATGGAGCTATATTTGCTGCTGAAGCACCTCTTATGATAGTTATATTTGGACATCAAAATCCTACTTGGGACGATGACTGTGCTATTGCCAGCACTATAATTCAGCTGAAAGCACATGAACTTGGACTTGGATCATGCTGGATACAAACTAAAGAAAAAGTAGATGCTGAAGGAAATTCAACTGATGAAAATATTAAAAAAATACTTGGTGCTCCATCAGAGTTAAAAGTGCATAATATGATAGCTTTGGGATATCCAGCTGAAGAAAAACCAGCTTATACAGATGCTGATGCTGATATGACTAAACTTCATTTTAATAAATTTTAA
- the mlc_3 gene encoding Making large colonies protein: protein MEIIYQKREKLRNENRTFRFLVEVREFSKLEISQYLNISIPTVTKILERFLTNKLIYETGTNNGKLGRKAIKYQFNPDAYFSIGIKVEMNHISMVLINLDGKILKQTVVKEEFINSENFVFLVINELKKFLWEFDKKEFIKGIGIVLPGIVNPENNMIKLGGNFSLLNQDMKEIEEEFGLPIFLENEANAGAIGEYIVNHSGLQTKKNILFVSIDTGIGSGIIVENQLYRGKGNKSGEIGHIPIIPNGDKCACGSEGCLEQYCSNLALMKEFEKEFQCEIKEYEDIFQEKFIGNEKGKKILERYTWILALGIKTALMMLNSDKIIIGGKISDYKEYFEPMLKEIIFSNNIFSNDADILEFSSLSDNANLLGAAFIPLGEFYKTYNEDV, encoded by the coding sequence ATGGAAATAATTTATCAGAAAAGAGAAAAACTCAGAAATGAAAATAGAACCTTTAGATTTTTAGTAGAAGTAAGAGAGTTCAGTAAATTAGAGATATCTCAATACTTAAATATTAGTATTCCAACGGTTACAAAAATATTAGAAAGGTTTTTGACAAATAAGCTGATATATGAAACAGGAACTAATAATGGAAAACTTGGTAGAAAAGCAATAAAATATCAATTTAACCCTGATGCTTACTTTTCCATTGGAATTAAAGTTGAAATGAATCATATATCTATGGTCTTAATAAACCTTGATGGAAAAATATTAAAGCAAACTGTTGTCAAAGAAGAATTTATTAATAGTGAGAATTTTGTTTTTCTGGTCATAAATGAATTAAAAAAATTCTTATGGGAATTTGATAAAAAAGAATTTATAAAAGGAATAGGGATAGTTCTTCCTGGGATTGTAAATCCTGAAAATAATATGATAAAATTAGGTGGTAATTTTTCTCTTTTAAATCAAGATATGAAAGAGATAGAAGAAGAATTTGGGCTTCCTATATTTTTAGAAAATGAAGCAAATGCTGGAGCTATAGGAGAGTATATAGTTAATCATTCAGGACTTCAAACTAAAAAAAATATTCTTTTTGTTTCAATAGATACTGGGATAGGTTCTGGAATTATAGTAGAAAACCAGTTATATAGAGGAAAGGGAAATAAATCTGGAGAGATAGGGCATATTCCAATTATACCAAATGGAGATAAATGTGCTTGCGGCAGTGAAGGCTGCTTAGAACAATATTGCTCTAATCTGGCATTAATGAAAGAATTTGAAAAAGAGTTTCAATGTGAAATAAAAGAATATGAAGATATCTTCCAAGAAAAGTTTATAGGAAATGAGAAAGGAAAAAAAATATTAGAAAGATACACATGGATTTTAGCTTTGGGAATAAAAACTGCTTTAATGATGCTGAATTCTGATAAAATAATTATTGGAGGAAAAATTTCAGATTATAAAGAATATTTTGAGCCAATGCTTAAAGAGATAATTTTCTCAAATAATATTTTCAGTAATGATGCAGATATACTTGAATTTTCATCTCTTTCTGACAATGCTAATTTATTAGGTGCAGCGTTTATTCCATTAGGAGAATTTTATAAAACTTATAATGAAGATGTATAA